The Amphiprion ocellaris isolate individual 3 ecotype Okinawa chromosome 6, ASM2253959v1, whole genome shotgun sequence genome contains a region encoding:
- the ank1a gene encoding ankyrin-1a isoform X7: protein MAQAAKHLRKNKDLEAQLEADRKEKEEERAKKRSRSRDKKRKAHAVHRWLIDQDSSVSSEMPDGQGVWHYDDEADAGNSFLRAARSGNLDKALEHIKNGIDINTANQNGLNGLHLASKEGHVKMVLELLHNGIVLETTTKKGNTALHIAALAGQEQVVTELVNYGANVNAQSQKGFTPLYMAAQENHLEVVKFLLENGANQSIPTEDGFTPLAVALQQGHENVVALLINYGTKGKVRLPALHIAARNDDTRTAAVLLQNDPNPDVLSKTGFTPLHIAAHYENLNVAQLLLNRGANVNFTPKNGITPLHIASRRGNVIMVRLLLDRGAQIDAKTKDELTPLHCAARNGHVRIIEILLDHGAPIQAKTKNGLSPIHMAAQGDHMDCVKQLLQYNAEIDDITLDHLTPLHVAAHCGHHRMAKVLLDKGAKPNSRALNGFTPLHIACKKNHMRVMDLLLKHSASLEAVTESGLTPLHVASFMGHLNIVKILLQKGASPSASNVKVETPLHMASRAGHYEVAEFLLQNAAPVDAKAKDDQTPLHCAARMGHKELVKLLLEHKANPNSTTTAGHTPLHIAAREGHVQTVRILLDMEAQQTKMTKKGFTPLHVASKYGKVDVAELLLERGANPNAAGKNGLTPLHVAVHHNNLDVVNLLVSKGGSPHSAARNGYTALHIASKQNQVEVANSLLQYGASANAESLQGVTPLHLASQEGRPDMVSLLISKQANVNLGNKSGLTPLHLVAQEGHVGIADILVKQGASVYAATRMGYTPLHVACHYGNIKMVKFLLQQQANVNSKTRLGYTPLHQAAQQGHTDIVTLLLKHGAQPNETTTHGTSALAIAKRLGYISVIDVLKLVTEETVSMTTTEKHRMSFPETVDEILDVSEDEGIAQLTLGEELLGTEGARNYSPAIPRIPRVSPETVILREHEIDQQHTPLPLPKEYDEDSLIPSSPATETSDNVSPVASPIHTGFLVSFMVDARGGSMRGSRHNGLRVIIPPRTCAAPTRITCRLVKPQKLTSPPPLVEGEGLASRIISLGPASMQFLGPVIVEIPHFAALGRGDRELVVLRSENGSVWKEHRNRYGDEVLETILNGMDEDLESQEELGKKRIRRIISTDFPLYFAVVSRVQQESDLIGPEGGSLTSKLVPMVQATFPETAVTKRVRLGLQAQPVPDELVAKLLGNQANFSPVVTVEPRRRKFHRPIGLRIPLPPSWKESPRDSGEGDTTSLRLLCSVIGGTAPAQWEDITGTTKLIYANDCASFTTNVSARFWLADCPRTAEAVSFANLLYRELSAVPYMAKFVVFAKMNELREGRLRCYCMTDDKMDKTLEQHENFTEVARSRDIEVMEGMPLHLECSGNLVPVRKATQQPRCFSFQAFRDNRLPVSVKVRDSSKEPTGFLSFLRKTTKYEDSQHVLCNLNITMPPCIKIVGSEDRRRTLTPLALRERYSALNEPAMASMSAMERTELKMAVIAEQLGLSWAELARELQLSVDDINKIRVENPNSLLEQSSALLNLWATREGKRAKMESLYAALKSIDRMDIINMLEGQPPQPTRQGSRDLSRRRHNEREHLSPGMTNGYGLAQEELLSPASMQYSLPSPLGAEPYWQEVSSLDCAPIATTEEDTLMEMSDVQVWPSGNSPSLVPVEDSSLECSNADDSEGLLGLPYGSLGRPASQASAASGGGVVLSGSIELPEDDSEMGVDSLSTTTPASLGGTIAGINLNGLNNGQGSEASSEASAVTGTTGGGGAGGEGGGGGGGGGGEGGTGSEEGLSLVAGQQRVYARLSESPGLSCVADRNGDRSGNGGNGGGGGSFLSYLQEQTGPGWIPVTDPTQTWVGNQPKPRQAMETMMSSVRNAVDDQSRVSQEALLQPVRDMGHSEILRGHFRGTQPFEKGLGFPHRVPELRAWDDVRLKGQGDEVEDLPGEQVSEEQFTDEHGNIVTKKIVRKVVRRGKGSGEEGVQEVSVESSLLDANELEGDAEQFMSYAILGRDSSKPDTVDVKKGAQIVKCASLRRVKQ from the exons GCAGATGCTGGCAACAGTTTTCTTCGAGCAGCCCGCTCTGGCAACCTGGACAAGGCCTTGGAACATATCAAAAATGGCATTGATATAAATACAGCCAATCAG AATGGGCTCAATGGGCTGCATCTCGCCTCGAAAGAAGGTCACGTCAAAATGGTGCTGGAGCTTCTCCACAATGGAATCGTACTGGAGACGACCACGAAG AAAGGCAACACGGCCCTGCACATTGCAGCCTTGGCAGGGCAGGAGCAGGTTGTCACAGAGCTGGTTAACTACGGGGCCAATGTCAACGCTCAGTCCCAG AAAGGTTTCACTCCACTCTACATGGCTGCACAAGAAAACCATCTAGAGGTTGTGAAGTTTCTTCTGGAGAACGGAGCCAATCAGAGCATTCCAACAGAG GATGGATTTACTCCTCTTGCCGTGGCTCTTCAGCAGGGACATGAAAATGTCGTAGCCCTGCTCATCAACTACGGCACCAAGGGAAAGGTCCGCCTCCCTGCGCTGCACATTGCAGCACGCAACGACGATACCCGCACAGCCGCGGTGCTTTTGCAGAACGACCCCAATCCTGATGTACTCAGCAAG ACTGGATTCACACCCCTCCACATTGCTGCACACTATGAAAACTTGAACGTAGCTCAACTGCTGCTCAACAGGGGAGCCAATGTCAACTTCACCCCAAAG AACGGCATCACTCCTCTGCACATTGCATCCAGACGGGGGAATGTGATCATGGTCCGACTCCTGCTGGACCGAGGGGCACAGATCGATGCCAAGACCAAG GATGAGCTTACTCCTCTGCACTGTGCAGCCAGAAATGGTCATGTCAGGATCATAGAGATCCTGCTGGACCATGGAGCCCCCATCCAGGCAAAGACGAAG aatggCCTGTCTCCAATCCACATGGCAGCGCAGGGGGACCACATGGACTGCGTCAAGCAGCTTCTGCAGTACAACGCAGAAATTGACGACATCACACTGGACCATCTTACCCCTCTGCACGTGGCGGCACACTGTGGCCACCACCGTATGGCCAAAGTACTACTGGACAAAGGGGCCAAACCCAACTCCCGGGCTCTG AATGGCTTTACACCTCTGCATATTGCTTGTAAAAAGAACCACATGCGTGTGATGGACCTTCTGCTCAAACACTCGGCGTCGTTAGAGGCTGTGACTGAG TCTGGCCTGACCCCCCTCCATGTGGCATCCTTTATGGGTCATCTCAACATTGTAAAGATCCTGCTGCAGAAAGGAGCTTCCCCCAGCGCCTCCAATGTA AAAGTGGAGACTCCTCTCCATATGGCATCTCGGGCAGGACACTATGAGGTGGCAGAGTTTTTATTGCAGAATGCAGCACCAGTGGATGCCAAGGCCAAG GATGACCAAACACCTCTGCATTGTGCTGCTCGGATGGGCCACAAGGAACTAGTGAAGCTTCTGCTGGAGCACAAAGCCAACCCCAACTCCACCACCACAGCAGGACACACACCTCTACATATCGCTGCCCGGGAAGGCCATGTGCAAACTGTACGCATCCTCCTGGACATGGAGGCTCAGCAGACCAAGATGACCAAG AAAGGCTTCACTCCGCTGCATGTGGCCTCCAAGTACGGCAAGGTGGAtgtagctgagctgctgctggagagagGAGCAAACCCTAATGCAGCTGGGAAG AATGGTCTGACTCCGCTGCACGTCGCTGTACATCACAACAACCTGGATGTGGTTAACTTGCTTGTCAGCAAAGGAGGGTCACCGCATAGTGCAGCCAgg AACGGCTACACTGCCCTCCACATAGCATCCAAGCAGAACCAGGTTGAGGTGGCTAACAGCCTGCTGCAGTACGGAGCTTCGGCCAATGCTGAGTCACTGCAGGGAGTCACACCTCTCCACCTGGCCTCACAGGAAGGAAGGCCCGACATGGTCTCACTGCTCATCTCCAAACAGGCCAATGTCAACCTTGGCAACAAG AGTGGATTAACCccgctccacctggtggcacaagAGGGTCATGTTGGCATCGCTGATATCTTGGTGAAGCAGGGAGCTTCAGTCTATGCAGCCACACGG ATGGGTTACACCCCTCTCCATGTAGCTTGTCACTATGGCAACATCAAAATGGTGAAGTTCCTCCTGCAGCAACAGGCCAACGTCAACAGCAAAACAAGG CTTGGTTACACTCCTCTGCACCAGGCAGCCCAGCAGGGACACACAGACATTGTAACGCTGTTGCTGAAGCATGGCGCTCAGCCCAATGAGACCACCACA CATGGTACCTCGGCCCTGGCTATTGCTAAGAGGTTGGGCTACATCTCTGTGATTGACGTCCTAAAGCTTGTAACTGAGGAGACGGTTTCCATG ACGACCACAGAGAAACACCGCATGAGTTTCCCAGAAACAGTGGATGAGATACTAGACGTGTCTGAGGATGAAG GAATTGCACAGCTAACATTAG GAGAGGAGCTCTTGGGGACAGAAGGGGCCAG GAATTATTCGCCAGCCATTCCCAGGATTCCTCGTGTTTCTCCAGAGACTGTCATCCTGAGAGAACATGAGATAGATCAG CAACACACTCCACTTCCACTGCCCAAAGAATACGACGAGGACTCGCTGATTCCCAGCAGCCCGGCAACCGAGACGTCTGACAACGTCAGCCCAGTGGCCAGTCCCATACACACAGG GTTCCTGGTCAGTTTTATGGTGGACGCTCGGGGCGGTTCCATGCGAGGCAGCAGGCATAATGGTCTGCGTGTCATCATACCTCCACGGACGTGTGCGGCACCCACCCGCATCACCTGCCGCCTGGTGAAGCCGCAGAAGCTGACCAGCCCCCCTCCGCTGGTGGAGGGAGAGGGGCTGGCCAGCAGGATCATCTCCCTGGGTCCAGCCAGCATGCAGTTCCTGGG ACCAGTGATTGTGGAGATCCCCCACTTTGCTGCTCTGGGTCGTGGTGACCGGGAGCTCGTCGTGCTGAGGAGCGAAAATGGATCAGTGTGGAAAGAACACCGCAATCGCTATGGTGACGAGGTGCTAGAAACAATCCTCAACGGAATGGATGAAG ACTTGGAAAGTCAAGAGGAACTTGGAAAGAAGCGGATCCGCCGCATTATCTCCACCGACTTCCCCCTTTACTTCGCTGTCGTGTCACGAGTGCAGCAAGAAAGCGACCTGATTGGTCCAGAGGGCGGTTCTCTGACAAGTAAACTGGTGCCGATGGTCCAGGCCACGTTTCCTGAGACGGCGGTCACCAAACGAGTCCGCCTGGGGCTGCAG GCTCAGCCGGTTCCAGATGAGCTTGTTGCAAAGCTGCTGGGTAACCAAGCAAACTTTAGCCCCGTCGTCACTGTGGAGCCTCGGCGGCGCAAGTTTCACCGACCAATCGGCCTGCGTATCCCTCTGCCCCCGTCCTGGAAGGAAAGCCCCCGAGACTCTGGGGAGGGCGACACCACCAGCCTGCGTCTGCTCTGCTCAGTCATAG GTGGTACAGCTCCAGCCCAGTGGGAGGACATTACTGGCACCACCAAGCTTATCTATGCTAATGACTGCGCCAGTTTCACAACCAATGTTTCAGCACG ATTCTGGCTGGCAGATTGTCCTCGGACAGCTGAGGCCGTCTCCTTTGCCAACCTGCTCTATAGAGAGCTGTCAGCTGTACCCTACATGGCCAAGTTTGTGGTGTTTGCAAAGATGAACGAGCTGCGCGAAGGCCGTCTGCGCTGCTACTGCATGACTGACGACAAGATGGACAAAACTCTGGAGCAACACGAGAACTTCACAGAAGTGGCTCGCAGCAGAGACATAGAG GTGATGGAGGGAATGCCACTTCACCTGGAGTGTTCAGGGAATCTCGTGCCAGTTAGAAAGGCCACGCAGCAGCCTCGTTGCTTCAGCTTCCAGGCCTTCAGAGATAACCGACTTCCTGTCTCTGTTAAG GTGAGAGACAGCAGTAAAGAGCCCACCGGGTTTTTGTCTTTCCTGCGTAAGACCACAAAGTATGAGGACAGCCAACATGTGCTCTGCAACCTCAACATCACCATGCCTCCATGTATCAAG ATTGTTGGGAGTGAAGACCGGAGGCGAACCCTGACCCCACTGGCTTTAAGAGAAAGATACAGTGCTCTAAATGAGCCAGCGATGG CTTCGATGAGTGCCATGGAGAGGACAGAGCTGAAGATGGCTGTGATTGCAGAACAGTTGGGACTGAGCTGGGCTG AGTTGGCACGTGAGCTTCAGCTCAGTGTGGATGACATTAATAAGATCCGTGTGGAGAATCCAAACTCTCTGCTGGAGCAGAGCTCTGCACTGCTCAACCTTTGGGCCACCCGAGAGGGCAAGAGGGCCAAGA TGGAGAGCTTGTACGCAGCTCTGAAGAGCATCGACCGTATGGACATCATCAACATGCTGGAGGGCCAGCCGCCTCAGCCTACGAGACAAGGATCCCGTGATCTCAGCAGACGCCGACATAACGAGAGAGAGCACCTCTCCCCTGGTATGACCAATG GTTATGGGCTCGCGCAGGAAGAGCTTCTCTCGCCGGCCTCCATGCAGTACAGCCTGCCCTCCCCGTTGGGTGCTGAGCCTTACTGGCAGGAGGTCTCCAGTCTGGACTGTGCACCCATTgccaccacagaagaagacacCCTGATGGAGATGTCTGATGTGCAGGTGTGGCCCTCAGGCAACAGTCCCTCCTTGGTGCCTGTGGAGGACTCCTCGCTGGAGTGCAGCAATGCTGATGATTCGGAAGGTCTGCTGGGGCTGCCATACGGAAGTCTGGGTCGGCCGGCCAGTCAGGCCAGTGCAGCCAGCGGAGGGGGTGTTGTGCTGAGTGGCTCCATTGAGCTACCCGAAGACGATTCAGAGATGGGCGTAGACTCGCTCAGCACGACCACGCCAGCCTCACTTGGGGGCACCATCGCTGGGATCAATCTTAACGGGCTGAACAATGGTCAGGGGTCAGAGGCAAGTTCAGAGGCATCAGCAGTCACGGGCACGACTGGTGGTGGCggagctggaggagaaggaggaggaggagggggaggaggaggaggagaaggcgGGACGGGCTCAGAGGAAGGGCTTTCTCTTGTTGCAGGACAGCAAAGAGTGTATGCTCGATTGAGTGAGTCACCTGGTCTGAGCTGTGTTGCAGATCGGAATGGAGACAG GTCAGGTAATGGTGGAAATGGAGGTGGTGGAGGCTCTTTCCTTTCCTACCTGCAGGAACAGACAGGTCCAGGGTGGATCCCTGTCACTGACCCTACTCAGACCTGGGTGGGCAACCAGCCTAAGCCCAGGCAGGCCATGGAGACCATGATGTCATCAGTGCGTAATGCTGTGGACGACCAATCCCGCGTGTCCCAGGAGGCCTTGCTTCAGCCTGTGAGGGACATGGGGCATTCTGAGATCTTGCGGGGGCATTTCAGAGGTACCCAGCCATTTGAGAAGGGTTTGGGCTTTCCACACCGGGTACCAGAGCTGAGGGCCTGGGACGACGTACGCCTGAAGGGTCAG gGCGATGAGGTTGAAGACCTTCCTGGGGAGCAAGTAAGCGAGGAGCAGTTCACGGATGAACATGGAAACATTGTCACAAAAAAG ATTGTGCGTAAGGTGGTGCGCAGAGGGAAGGGTTCAGGTGAGGAGGGGGTTCAGGAGGTGAGCGTGGAGAGTTCTCTGCTGGACGCCAACGAGCTGGAGGGTGATGCTGAGCAGTTCATGAGCTACGCCATCTTGGGTCGGGACAGCAGCAAG CCCGATACTGTGGATGTGAAGAAAGGTGCTCAGATAGTGAAATGTGCCAGTCTGCGGAGAGTTAAGCAGTGA
- the ank1a gene encoding ankyrin-1a isoform X18 produces the protein MWALVTELLFSFVLLAFLVISCQNVLHIASGSVRSVLTYIHTQLDHELGEVEGVADEEENVTTRVVRRRVILKGDEVEDLPGEQVSEEQFTDEHGNIVTKKIVRKVVRRGKGSGEEGVQEVSVESSLLDANELEGDAEQFMSYAILGRDSSKPDTVDVKKGAQIVKCASLRRVKQ, from the exons ATGTGGGCCCTGGTGACCGAGCTCCTCTTCAGCTTCGTGCTGCTGGCTTTCCTGGTGATCAGCTGCCAGAATGTCCTCCACATAGCCAGTGGCTCGGTGAGGTCTGTGCTCACCTACATACACACTCAGCTCGACCATGAGCTTGGGGAGGTCGAGGGAGTAGCTGACGAAGAGGAGAACGTCACCACCAGAGTGGTCCGCCGCAGAGTCATTCTAAAG gGCGATGAGGTTGAAGACCTTCCTGGGGAGCAAGTAAGCGAGGAGCAGTTCACGGATGAACATGGAAACATTGTCACAAAAAAG ATTGTGCGTAAGGTGGTGCGCAGAGGGAAGGGTTCAGGTGAGGAGGGGGTTCAGGAGGTGAGCGTGGAGAGTTCTCTGCTGGACGCCAACGAGCTGGAGGGTGATGCTGAGCAGTTCATGAGCTACGCCATCTTGGGTCGGGACAGCAGCAAG CCCGATACTGTGGATGTGAAGAAAGGTGCTCAGATAGTGAAATGTGCCAGTCTGCGGAGAGTTAAGCAGTGA
- the ank1a gene encoding ankyrin-1a isoform X19 yields MWALVTELLFSFVLLAFLVISCQNVLHIASGSVRSVLTYIHTQLDHELGEVEGVADEEENVTTRVVRRRVILKGDEVEDLPGEQVSEEQFTDEHGNIVTKKIVRKVVRRGKGSGEEGVQEVSVESSLLDANELEGDAEQFMSYAILGRDSSKVGF; encoded by the exons ATGTGGGCCCTGGTGACCGAGCTCCTCTTCAGCTTCGTGCTGCTGGCTTTCCTGGTGATCAGCTGCCAGAATGTCCTCCACATAGCCAGTGGCTCGGTGAGGTCTGTGCTCACCTACATACACACTCAGCTCGACCATGAGCTTGGGGAGGTCGAGGGAGTAGCTGACGAAGAGGAGAACGTCACCACCAGAGTGGTCCGCCGCAGAGTCATTCTAAAG gGCGATGAGGTTGAAGACCTTCCTGGGGAGCAAGTAAGCGAGGAGCAGTTCACGGATGAACATGGAAACATTGTCACAAAAAAG ATTGTGCGTAAGGTGGTGCGCAGAGGGAAGGGTTCAGGTGAGGAGGGGGTTCAGGAGGTGAGCGTGGAGAGTTCTCTGCTGGACGCCAACGAGCTGGAGGGTGATGCTGAGCAGTTCATGAGCTACGCCATCTTGGGTCGGGACAGCAGCAAGGTGGGCTTCTGA
- the ank1a gene encoding ankyrin-1a isoform X20 — protein MWALVTELLFSFVLLAFLVISCQNVLHIASGSVRSVLTYIHTQLDHELGEVEGVADEEENVTTRVVRRRVILKGDEVEDLPGEQVSEEQFTDEHGNIVTKKPDTVDVKKGAQIVKCASLRRVKQ, from the exons ATGTGGGCCCTGGTGACCGAGCTCCTCTTCAGCTTCGTGCTGCTGGCTTTCCTGGTGATCAGCTGCCAGAATGTCCTCCACATAGCCAGTGGCTCGGTGAGGTCTGTGCTCACCTACATACACACTCAGCTCGACCATGAGCTTGGGGAGGTCGAGGGAGTAGCTGACGAAGAGGAGAACGTCACCACCAGAGTGGTCCGCCGCAGAGTCATTCTAAAG gGCGATGAGGTTGAAGACCTTCCTGGGGAGCAAGTAAGCGAGGAGCAGTTCACGGATGAACATGGAAACATTGTCACAAAAAAG CCCGATACTGTGGATGTGAAGAAAGGTGCTCAGATAGTGAAATGTGCCAGTCTGCGGAGAGTTAAGCAGTGA